The genomic region ttataaaaacatggtaatgaaattatattagaatttaaagtataaagttcaatattgaaatttaacTATTTCTTATAACGAGAGAGAAAGAGCGCATACCCACCTAtctcatttaaataattaaattgtaatatACTTTATTTTACACTtcatttttatctaattttatgCATGATAATTTTTCATGTTTGGGACAATAAAGTGAGaaatgtattttttattaatttaaatgttttaatttaatGAAAAACATGGTTGCTTAAAAAAAGTTAGAACACACATCATGTATTGAGAATTTTCATGCAAGAGGGAAATTGTAACATTTTATCTCATTTGAAAAAAACAGATGTATTTTTGCATGAAACTGTATCCCTAAAGATGGTAACAAAGTTCGTAAAAAACAAGTACTTGAACTTTTTTACTTAACATCTCTTCCGATGTTTGAGTGCTAGACCATTGCCGCAAATAGAGACGTTACGCTTGGACCAAATTTCGATTGGTTGGTGATTCCATTAACGAACATATAGGATATAGAAAACAAAAGGTGGTGTTCCCAATTTATACAGAATTGACTGGGAGACAACTGAGCCAATGAATTACACTTGAGGAGCTTCTCTTTAACCGACGTTAATGACAGGTATGTGTGGAAACATAGTTTTTCGAACGAGTTCTTAGTCAAAGCTGCCTACAACATGTTAATCGAGGAACGTAACCCAGAACTCACTCACAACTAGTTTAACATAAAATGGGAGGCACTATAGCGTATTAATATTCCGcacaagatataatattcttttggaaacTTTGCCGCAATCTACAACCAATCCGTGATGAACTATTAAGATGACGGATTCCGATTCACCTTTATTGTGTTATTTGTTCAGAGCAAAATGAATCAATTCCGACTATGCCCCTAATCAGACCGATTTGAATCAGTATTTCATGGTCGGTCCACGTCGATGTCTTGCAAATCTCAGATATTCGAGAATGGATTGCTTCTTGGATACACAGTTACAAGACAACCGAACCATCTTATCAATCGAGGGTAGATATTCAGACTGGCACATTTGGAAACATCAAAATGCGATTTGCTTCACCCAAGCACAACGAAACCCTATAAAAGTAATCAACCATGCCATAAATAATCACAACGACTACAACGGAGCCTTCCAAACAAAAGGTGACTAAAAAACTCTTTGGACAATAGAAACAACGATTGACACAACAAATATTTGGACTCCCAACACAACACTTCAGGGAAGGATTACTACCGCATACCGCCTAACCTTCATTTTCAAAGAACTTggtaacaaattaaaaaaaaaaaaattcaatcatgaccttttaaaaatttaaaaattatttaaaagatcataaacattataaataaaattattaaaaataacaataccaacctattaaaattgatttttttaaaaaaattagaattatatttaaaagcttctaaccattagaaaaaaaatgattaaaaacaaAGGATCAATAAAAAACGAATGGTTATAAGAGAAAAAAACTAGATACTTAAATCAAACAATGGATATGATTTGATGGCTTACCATTGAATTAAgccataaaaaaataaattggaGGACAAAATAGAGAATTCCCGATGTCATGAAAATAGAAAGGGGGAATCCCAGTAATAATCCACTACCGTACGACGTGTAACATCAATCGCATGATCTTTTACAATTTTCCCATCTGGAAAAGGTAAAAAGGAATGGACAAATGAGAAATTTGTTGTCTTCCAATCCCACCCTTAATCTTTTCCTAGATTGACACCTACACCCTTCTTCCCCACCCATCGAAATAAAAAACTCCCTTCGCGCAATTTTCAGCTCCATAGCTCCCTAAAATTTGCTTCTTTTTCAGTGGATCTCAGACTCGGCTTTTGTATCAGTTTGGTTTTTTTTTACCGGTAATTCAATATTTacgtttttttttataatttgtttCTTAATTTTGTGGAGTAGTCAACAGTATATTGCATGCcttcaaattttatcaaatacAATTTGTTTTTCTTAATTATTTCTTTCCGTGGATGCATGTTACATCTTTTTCTTAATTGTTATTTGCTTGGTTACTgagaaatataataaaaaagagGATTGGATATTGGAATTTTAACTGTTTTTGATGTGATGTAAATGGGGAATTTTCTTTTTTGATTGGGGCTAATGCATTCGGTATATGTATTTTAAGGGATTATTTTTAAATAGTAAGCTGCGATTTCTTTTGTGTTGACATTCCTTATATGTATAGGGTTTAGATAAATCTGAAAGTGCGGATTATTGATGGAAGTATCTATTGAATATTTGTAGGATGGTTTGAGGGTTTTTTAATAGTTGGTTGGTGGATATAGAGTAGTGGGTAGCAGTGAGATGGATAAAACCGCACAAGAGAAGGAGCCTAAAACACTTCCTGCTAGTAGTTCTCAGGTATGTTTTTgttaattgtttgaaaattttggagcTGTTCTTACAAGTGTGTCTGTGTGTGTTGGGTTTCTGTTTATAATAATGTTCTATTTGTGCTCAGGAGCCATCTTCAACCACTAATTCAGCTGGTCCAGCAAATGCAGACTGGTCAGGATTTCAGGTTTGGTAGATAAATGTGTTCAGTTTCTATTTTTGGAATTAAGGTCATACGtgtttttgaattattatgtATGTGGATTGTTGTTTGCTAGCAGGCATATTCTCCCATTCCTCCACATGGGTTCTTGGCATCGACTCCTCAAGCTCCCCCATATATGTGGGGGGTTCAGGTATTTATGGTTGTTAATTGGTATTGTAGGATGGTAGATGGTGCATTATTATAATTGTTAAGTTTTACAGCTTTAGGATTTGTTGGCTCTGTTAACTACTTTGGTTTAATGATTTCATTTGCTGGTCATTAAAGCTTTAATGTAATTCTTTGTTTCTTGCAGCATATTATGCCTCCATATGGTACCCCACCACATCCTTATGTTGCAATGTATCCTCATGGTGGAATATATGCGCATCCATCCATTCCTCCAGTTTGTTCTTTTTCACTGTTCTTAGTTTTGTTTCTAATGCCACAATAGCTCGAGATTTGGAGCCTTCTTCATGACATGGTTTAATCTTGGACAGGGATCTTATCCTTTTAGTCCTTTTGCTATGCCTTCTCCTAACGGCATTGTTGAGGCTTCTGTGAGCACTTAATCTTACTCTTTCTTATGATTTTACTTTTAGAAGGCATGTTTTTTTGTACATTCTTTCAGAGGACTGATTCTTGAGATTTTATATAGGGAAATACTCCTGGAAACATGGAAGCAGATGGTAAGCCTTCTGATGTGAAGGAAAAATTGCCAATTAAAAGATCAAAAGGGAGTTTAGGCAGTTTGAACATGATTACTGGAAAGAACAATAATCTCGGTAAAGAATCAGGCGCTTCGGCTAATGGAGCTTATTCTAGAAGGTAGGGGAGAAAAGAAATGATCTTTCCAATTATTCTATAGATTTTGTTTGCAAAGTTTGTGCTGTTGTTGATTACATGGACTTTTTGTCGGAAGGCTACTCTTGATCTGCATATCTtagtcttaaaatagaatttAATAATAAGAAAAGAGCCTATTAAACAAAGTAGTTTCAACTTGGTTTCATTGTGAAGTCATTAGGACCCTTTATTAAAGAAGCTCTCTCGTTACCTCCACTCTTGAATAAACCTCCCATGCTTCTCCCTTTATTAAGTTGTACGAAGATTTAGAAAGATTTGAAAAGTTTGTTTAAGAGTAAggcttccccccccccccccgaaCTTCTATGATAATAGTTTTTGAATTGTTCTGTTTGTTTTTGTGGCTTGAAGAGCTCCTGAATTAAGATGATTTGACTAagcatttgttttcctttttttgtTTGAGCCTTTTAGTTGGTAGTCAAAGTCATATCTAGACTTTTAGATGCACCTACTCATCTAAGCATAACAACTTGCTAATTGCTTGTGTTTGCTATCAAAATGATCCTTCTAGGTAATTTAGCTAAAAGTGTAATAATTGTGTATGTGTAGTGCTGAGAGTGGCAGTGAAGGTACAAGTGAAGGCAGTGATGAGAACTCCCACAATGTGAGTACATTGCCTCTTGTCTTTTCCTTTGtgataatttcatattttgaaatTGCTTCCGTATTTCATCTATCTTGGGGAGCATGAACACCCTTCGTAAATGGTGGATTCCTGGGCAAGACTTATAATTTTGTGAATTTATGACCATAGCTATTATTTCCCCCTACACTCTGGACCTATGATACAACAAATAAGTTCTCAGAGATGTTACCGGTGTTTCCCTGGTAAAGGATTTCCTCTTTGCAATTTTCTTTTTGCCATACATCATATTTTTTTGACATCATCTATTTGATTCTATTAAATTCTGTGGCCACCGGACTCTCTGTATTTCTCGATATTGGCTTGCCCTAAGTATGAAGGTAAGTTAATAGAGCCAAAGAGGCTCACATTTCTTCTCATTCTGTATGTAGGTGCCCACTTAGTGGGCAAATTTTTTGCATTATTAATCTTAGGGTTTTCACTTATGGTTCAAGATCATGTCCGTTGCCCAGTGTATGTCTGCCTGCAGGGGCGAAGGCTGGGGCCTTGGTCCCCTTGGCTTGTCCAATACCTAGATACTTCAATATTCTCTTTCTCAAAAGATGGTAAAAATCTATTTTGGCTCCCCCCAAATTTATTATTTCATCCTCTTTTATACCCCACcccaccccccaaaaaaaaaaaaaaaacataaaattcctTGCTTCAACCTTGTCTGCCTGCATGTTGCTCAGAGACTGACATAAATGCTTCTTCAGAATTTTTAGGAGCATTGGTTGAGACACACTCTCTAAATGGCATAAAATCCTCTTGCAGCTTCTGTATTATGTTGTTAGAGTTAGCCTGCCAACTAATCAGATTAATTTTCTATTTATTCCTGTCACATGGGAAACAAAGTTGAATTGGTCTTCTATATGTCATAAAAATACCATGCAGTTGTGTTATTGAAGAAATGCTAAAGCGGCATTTGACAATAATCTCTATTTCAGCTCGCCATCAGTTGCAGCTTCTCTTGGAACTATTCCAAGGATGAGAAAACTTTCAATGGCTCATTTTTATCCCAAATTCAGGAGTTCACATATTTATGCTGTAAAATCTTATTTGTTTCCTTATTTGTAGGATTCACATTTGAAGTCTGGAGGAAGACTAGATTCTGGAGAAGGTTAGACAGTGATAGTGTCAATAGCatatcttttttcatttctttattatcaTTTGGGTATCCTGAGTGTCTACAATGTCTGTATTACAGGTGAAGCATCTCAGAATGGAAACTCAGCACATGGTCCTCAGAATGGAGGCCCAAATACAATGGTGAATACAGGATTGCCCATTGTACCTATATCAACGGCTGTGGCCACCACAGCTGTTCCTGGTCCAACAACAAACTTACATATTGGGATGGACTACTGGGGGAGTCCGGCTTCATCTACCATCCCTGCAATGCGTGGGAAGGTTCCTCCAACTCCAGTTGCAGGAGGAATAGTAACTCCTGCATCACGGGACAGTGTTCAGTCACAGATATGGCTACAGGTTCTCTCTTTCTCTAAACAATATAGTAAAATTCAAGATCTCCTTAGATTTGATATCTTTGATTGAGGTTTAGTGCTTTGCCGTCATTTTTTGTAATGTTTAATTTCAATCTAAGTTAAGCTGGACTTGATTTTCTCATCGAATCAACTGTCTCATACTTACGCTGCCTATGTTGTAAGATCTGTTTTTTCgggttctctttttctttttgggttACTTTGTAACTGGAACTCTTTTGGTTTTATGAGTTTAGGATGAAAGGGAGCTTAAAAGACAGAGAAGGAAGCAATCAAACAGAGAGTCCGCTCGTAGATCCAGGTTGCGCAAGCAGGTAATGAAGTATCCTTCAGAAATTGTGGATTGTATTACGGTTATCTTCCATTTGAAAGCCACATGTtaatttatttttctcaaattctTGCTGTTGAATCAGGCGGAATGCGATGAGCTGGCTCAGCGCGCTGAAGTTTTAAAAGAAGATAATGCCAATCTTAGATCAGAAGCTAACCGTATCAAGAGCGAGTATGAGCAACTTCTCGCAGAGAATACCTCTCTCAAGGTCATATTCCACTCTTGATTtgcttttcaaaaatattaacCTTGTTAGCATGTCGTCCTTAGAGACCCCATTCGAATAAAACTTCTTTCTAATATCAGTTACAACATTGCAGGAGAGGCTAAAGGAAATTCCAGGGCACGAGGATCTAAATTCCAGTAGGAATGACCAAGACACAAATAATGATAAACAAACAGAGCATGTGCAAGGTAGTCAGTAGGATTTATACACCCTCTTAACCAAATTTAGCTTAGCTAAAGACAATATTTATTCTGCATGACATGTTATAAATATCATCAAAACTGACCTTGATAGATTTTTAGGTTCCCATATCCCTTATAATCCATCACCATTGATTTGGCTTGCCTTTTGCAAGCAAAGCCTTAAGAGGATGATGATGGTATGTAGACTATATAAGTACGTGAATGTGATACCTTTCTTTGTTGAAAGAAAGGGTAAGTGTTGTGAATGTGATACCTTTCTTTGTTGAAAGAAGGGTAAGTATGCACAGGTTTTTCTTTTAAACCTTTTCAAGCTTgttttatgttaaaatatgattgaTGATGAACGTGTAATAAACTATGATTCATTTTAATGGTTGGGTGATGATAGTTTTTCTTTTTactacatttattttattccctTCGATTGCATTGGAATTGTTGTGCCTGTCAGTACAATCGAATAACTGAAAATAGGATTGCAAGCAAGCAAAATCAAGCACATGATAATACGTTAAAAAGGTAAACTatgactaaattattaataacaTTATGAtttcaaaagttataaaatgattattaaatcattctaaaattttatttaagtcactgaattattttaaggtttttattaatttattggacggttaattttttttagaaaaagtttGGTTAGTAAATTTCAAGCAACGATATGATTATTGGTGTACTGAATTAGTACTTATCAACtagatttaaaattattttatgaaaaaaaatataATCCATAGAAGAGAGAGAAAGAGTTTTCGATTGGTGTGAATAGGAAAGATTAATAATGATTTTTAACAGTTTTGTTATTTgattaaatttcttttaaaataatttaatgaccattaaattattttaaaattaaattgtcgaaattaaattttatcttttaaatttgagcttactaataatttagtttAATTGCTTATCATATCAGAAAACCTATGAAAAGAAAAAAGCTTTGAAGTAAAAATG from Gossypium arboreum isolate Shixiya-1 chromosome 1, ASM2569848v2, whole genome shotgun sequence harbors:
- the LOC108453862 gene encoding bZIP transcription factor 16-like isoform X1, which encodes MDKTAQEKEPKTLPASSSQEPSSTTNSAGPANADWSGFQQAYSPIPPHGFLASTPQAPPYMWGVQHIMPPYGTPPHPYVAMYPHGGIYAHPSIPPGSYPFSPFAMPSPNGIVEASGNTPGNMEADGKPSDVKEKLPIKRSKGSLGSLNMITGKNNNLGKESGASANGAYSRSAESGSEGTSEGSDENSHNDSHLKSGGRLDSGEGEASQNGNSAHGPQNGGPNTMVNTGLPIVPISTAVATTAVPGPTTNLHIGMDYWGSPASSTIPAMRGKVPPTPVAGGIVTPASRDSVQSQIWLQDERELKRQRRKQSNRESARRSRLRKQAECDELAQRAEVLKEDNANLRSEANRIKSEYEQLLAENTSLKERLKEIPGHEDLNSSRNDQDTNNDKQTEHVQGSQ
- the LOC108453862 gene encoding bZIP transcription factor 16-like isoform X2, whose translation is MDKTAQEKEPKTLPASSSQEPSSTTNSAGPANADWSGFQAYSPIPPHGFLASTPQAPPYMWGVQHIMPPYGTPPHPYVAMYPHGGIYAHPSIPPGSYPFSPFAMPSPNGIVEASGNTPGNMEADGKPSDVKEKLPIKRSKGSLGSLNMITGKNNNLGKESGASANGAYSRSAESGSEGTSEGSDENSHNDSHLKSGGRLDSGEGEASQNGNSAHGPQNGGPNTMVNTGLPIVPISTAVATTAVPGPTTNLHIGMDYWGSPASSTIPAMRGKVPPTPVAGGIVTPASRDSVQSQIWLQDERELKRQRRKQSNRESARRSRLRKQAECDELAQRAEVLKEDNANLRSEANRIKSEYEQLLAENTSLKERLKEIPGHEDLNSSRNDQDTNNDKQTEHVQGSQ